The following proteins come from a genomic window of Synechococcus sp. BIOS-E4-1:
- a CDS encoding histidine kinase — protein sequence MGGIDPTPRQQLTLLLVAGRHHLSSGDLRSLIQFLEQEDCGFDVTLQVADPVEHPELLELHRLVVTPALVKLQPMPKQVFAGSSIFQQLRGWVPRWQQDEVVSGLGLSLKPTELDGSRTQRELQLEDQLLVLRQENETLIDRLQSQERLLRMVAHELRTPLTAATLALQSQQLGQIDLNRFRDVLKRRLDEIALLSKDLLEVGSTRWEALFNPQRLDLASIAAEAILELEKLWLGRDVTINTDIPADLPLVFADQRRMRQVLLNLLENALKYTQDGGTIALAMVHRTSQWVQVSVSDSGPGIPEAEQQRIFLDRVRLPQTSGGTSGFGVGLSVCRRIVEVHGGRIWVVSEPGKGACFTFNVPVWQGQGQENLITALTEGQSEP from the coding sequence GTGGGCGGGATCGATCCCACACCACGTCAGCAGCTGACTCTGCTCCTGGTCGCAGGTCGTCACCATCTCTCCAGCGGGGATCTGCGTTCGCTGATCCAGTTCCTGGAACAGGAGGACTGCGGTTTTGACGTGACACTCCAGGTTGCTGATCCTGTCGAGCACCCGGAACTGCTGGAACTTCACCGGTTGGTTGTCACACCTGCTCTGGTGAAGCTGCAACCCATGCCAAAGCAGGTCTTTGCAGGTAGCAGCATTTTCCAGCAACTACGCGGCTGGGTGCCTCGATGGCAGCAGGATGAGGTCGTGAGCGGACTGGGCCTGAGCCTCAAGCCCACCGAGCTGGACGGAAGTCGTACTCAGCGGGAGCTTCAACTGGAGGATCAGCTGTTGGTTCTGCGGCAGGAGAATGAAACGCTGATTGATCGTCTGCAATCTCAAGAACGCCTTCTGAGAATGGTGGCGCACGAACTTCGCACGCCCCTGACGGCAGCGACGCTGGCACTGCAGAGCCAGCAACTGGGTCAGATCGATCTCAATCGATTCCGCGACGTCCTGAAGCGACGGCTCGATGAGATCGCACTTCTCTCCAAAGATCTGCTGGAGGTGGGAAGCACACGCTGGGAAGCTCTTTTCAACCCCCAGCGACTTGACCTGGCCAGCATTGCCGCAGAAGCAATTCTTGAACTGGAAAAGCTCTGGCTCGGTCGAGACGTGACCATCAACACAGACATTCCAGCCGATCTGCCACTGGTCTTCGCGGATCAGCGGCGCATGCGTCAGGTGCTGCTCAATCTTCTTGAGAACGCTCTGAAATACACCCAGGACGGCGGCACAATTGCACTCGCCATGGTGCATCGCACCAGTCAATGGGTGCAGGTAAGTGTCAGCGACAGCGGTCCTGGCATCCCCGAAGCAGAACAGCAACGCATTTTTCTGGACCGTGTACGACTTCCCCAAACCTCAGGAGGAACATCGGGCTTCGGAGTGGGGCTCTCCGTTTGCCGACGAATCGTTGAAGTTCATGGTGGACGCATCTGGGTTGTCTCAGAACCAGGAAAAGGAGCCTGCTTCACCTTCAATGTCCCTGTCTGGCAAGGACAAGGACAGGAAAACTTGATCACTGCCTTGACGGAGGGTCAGTCGGAACCGTAA
- a CDS encoding FAD-binding oxidoreductase: MRVSSAGTSSYNERMFTLVVVWLQAGKHLRSEERITVSYDRLQTTVQTINGRGGRIQSVIPNNEPIQAGAQATKATIAKAVAAKASSSKAPASKSSAKQAEKPAAAKAPAKPASKAAASKAPTKHVTKVDASKAPAKSAHQSVPVNLYKPKTPFVGTVLGNYSLLQEGAIGRVQHITFDLSGGDPHLEYVEGQSIGIIPEGTDAKGKPHKLRLYSIASTRHGDDMAGKTVSLCVRQLEYQNEAGEEIKGVCSTYLCDINPGDKVKITGPVGKEMLLPEDEDANVIMFATGTGIAPMRTYLRRMFESGERDKNGWKFRGKAWLFMGAPKTPNLLYDDDFEKYQEEFPDNFRYTKAISREQKNTKGGRMYIQDRVLEHSDEIFSMIEDPKTHVYMCGLRGMEPGIDEAMTAAASSKGLDWAELRPQLKKADRWHVETY; the protein is encoded by the coding sequence ATGCGTGTCAGCTCGGCGGGTACCAGCAGCTACAACGAACGGATGTTCACGCTGGTCGTTGTCTGGCTGCAGGCCGGCAAACACCTTCGATCGGAAGAGCGAATCACCGTTTCCTACGACCGCCTGCAAACCACTGTTCAGACCATTAATGGCAGAGGTGGCCGGATTCAGTCTGTGATTCCAAACAATGAGCCGATCCAGGCAGGTGCACAGGCTACAAAAGCTACAATCGCTAAAGCTGTTGCTGCCAAGGCTTCTTCCTCGAAGGCTCCCGCCTCGAAGAGTTCTGCCAAGCAGGCTGAAAAACCGGCAGCCGCAAAGGCTCCCGCTAAGCCTGCCTCCAAAGCAGCTGCATCTAAAGCTCCCACCAAGCATGTAACCAAAGTGGATGCTTCCAAGGCTCCTGCAAAGTCTGCTCACCAATCGGTTCCCGTCAATCTCTACAAACCCAAAACCCCTTTTGTCGGAACCGTTCTAGGCAATTACAGCCTTCTGCAGGAAGGGGCGATTGGACGCGTTCAGCACATCACATTCGACCTCAGTGGGGGTGATCCCCATCTTGAGTATGTCGAAGGCCAGTCGATCGGCATTATTCCTGAAGGGACCGACGCCAAAGGCAAGCCGCACAAGCTTCGTCTCTACTCAATTGCCAGCACACGCCATGGAGATGACATGGCGGGCAAAACCGTTTCCCTTTGCGTCCGACAGCTCGAATACCAGAACGAAGCCGGAGAAGAAATCAAGGGTGTCTGCTCCACTTATCTCTGTGACATCAACCCTGGAGACAAAGTCAAGATCACAGGTCCTGTAGGCAAGGAGATGCTTCTTCCTGAAGATGAGGATGCCAACGTCATCATGTTTGCCACTGGCACCGGCATCGCCCCAATGCGGACCTATCTGCGCCGCATGTTTGAATCCGGCGAACGTGACAAAAACGGCTGGAAGTTCCGAGGCAAGGCTTGGCTGTTCATGGGTGCACCTAAGACGCCAAACCTCCTTTACGACGACGATTTCGAAAAGTATCAGGAGGAATTTCCTGACAACTTCCGCTACACGAAAGCCATTAGTCGCGAGCAGAAAAACACCAAGGGGGGTCGCATGTATATCCAGGACCGAGTCCTGGAGCACTCCGATGAAATCTTCTCGATGATCGAAGATCCCAAGACTCATGTCTACATGTGTGGATTACGTGGAATGGAACCTGGCATCGATGAGGCCATGACAGCTGCTGCATCCTCCAAGGGGCTGGATTGGGCAGAGCTGCGTCCTCAGCTGAAGAAAGCCGACCGCTGGCACGTTGAGACTTATTGA
- a CDS encoding SRPBCC family protein, translating to MPTLQRATRGRQQTIEQTVERLPQGVRRLAVQLRTDQTVDNLWQVLTDYEGLSKFIPNLSRSKLIERSGNRVTLAQVGSQQLVLGLKFSAEVQLELTEHRPEGLLQFRMLKGDFRRFEGAWRLKAVPDQTLVLYELTVQGCQGMPVALIEQRLRQDLNDNLLAVEEETIRRFGEA from the coding sequence TTGCCGACCCTTCAGCGAGCAACCAGAGGTCGTCAGCAGACGATTGAACAGACTGTTGAGCGTCTGCCACAGGGCGTTCGTCGCTTGGCTGTTCAGCTGCGAACGGATCAGACAGTGGACAACCTTTGGCAGGTGCTCACTGACTACGAAGGGCTTAGCAAATTCATCCCCAATCTCAGCCGTAGCAAGCTGATTGAGCGTTCAGGAAATCGAGTTACTCTCGCTCAGGTTGGCAGTCAGCAACTGGTTTTAGGCCTGAAATTTTCAGCTGAAGTCCAGCTTGAACTCACGGAGCATCGTCCAGAAGGATTGCTTCAGTTCAGAATGCTGAAAGGTGATTTTCGTCGTTTTGAAGGTGCCTGGCGTTTGAAGGCTGTTCCTGATCAAACTCTGGTGCTGTACGAACTCACTGTTCAGGGATGTCAGGGCATGCCCGTTGCACTGATCGAGCAACGCTTGCGACAAGACCTCAATGACAACCTTCTAGCGGTTGAAGAAGAAACTATCCGGCGTTTCGGTGAGGCCTGA